CACACCAATGTAGGAGGAAATGATCGCCACAGTAGCTGATACAAACAGAAAGTAAGTGTAGGCTTTGTCATAAAGATCAGTTATTGGCTCAAGCAACATAGCAATGTCAGAGCAAACATCTGTCATAACCAGGCTCTCCAGGTCTTCAAATGGATAATTTAACAGTAAAAGAACTCGAGTGAAGACGTTTAGTAAACTAATGGCCCAAACCACAATGATAGCCACCCCTGTGtttctgatggtgatgatggtagCGTGCCTCAGTGGGTAGCACACAGCTACATATCTCTCCAGAGACATCAGTACTagtgtgagaggagagataTCATTGGTGAGAACAGCAAGCATGGATAGAACTCCACACACAGGATATGTCAACATTATTCTACAAACAGCCAGTAGGTACAGTAACTGGCCCAGTGCCAGCTGAACAGTGTCTGCAAAAAGGAGGTTGTACAGGAGAATGTAACGGGAGGTCTCACGAAACACTGGTTTACTCCTCAGGGTGAATAACATGATCCCAttaatgaagagaaacacacagcatggcATTCCAATCAGAGTGGAAAACAAGACTCTTTCCAGTAATCCCTGATACTGTTGTCCAGTGATGTTGAGAGTCTGAGATTGGTTTGCATATGACATTTTAGAGAAGCACTtaagaccaaaaataaatatgaacctGTTGATGTAACTGAAACACAATAGCACAATATTTTTTCTGCAGATTACATTTCTAAAACAATGAAGACATGTCATCTTTAGAGTACAGATGCCTGTTAATGTTCACATGCAAAACAGAAAGTTATTTACATAGATTTTCCCTGTGCTGACCATTAGCAGGTTAGAGGTTGTGCTTGTTTCCATGTGAGCAGAGCTGGTCTGCAGTGTTTACCTGTCCTCACATACTCTATATTAACTTAGTCTTCCCACCCACTTCACAGGACACTACATGAACACCCAATAGTCTGTCTATGTCATATCCCCAGTACTGGGAATAAGAAAAGCAA
This portion of the Lates calcarifer isolate ASB-BC8 unplaced genomic scaffold, TLL_Latcal_v3 _unitig_2000_quiver_2383, whole genome shotgun sequence genome encodes:
- the LOC108891587 gene encoding odorant receptor 131-2-like, giving the protein MSYANQSQTLNITGQQYQGLLERVLFSTLIGMPCCVFLFINGIMLFTLRSKPVFRETSRYILLYNLLFADTVQLALGQLLYLLAVCRIMLTYPVCGVLSMLAVLTNDISPLTLVLMSLERYVAVCYPLRHATIITIRNTGVAIIVVWAISLLNVFTRVLLLLNYPFEDLESLVMTDVCSDIAMLLEPITDLYDKAYTYFLFVSATVAIISSYIGVMVAARSASTDKASAHKVRNTLLLHLVQLGLSLSSTMHTSIVQSLSTVLQRLVIVRIKTVFYVFIYILPRCLSSLIYGLRDQTIRPVLLYHLCCRMSLSCSTKG